One Rhipicephalus microplus isolate Deutch F79 chromosome 4, USDA_Rmic, whole genome shotgun sequence genomic window carries:
- the LOC142814072 gene encoding uncharacterized protein LOC142814072, translating into MSSGDIGAASTAQLGRGTRNMDESSQDYQIILPRLPSNDSTLHTVFLHADIKARPYRVEDFRDALIRLALLPEVAALGAYQMNHVWAITFKDEEGKKRILAAGDIVVKNQRCITIDPNHQDTKLKIHWLLFNVPDDEVRAALAPYGKVNEIVRERWRVYGCTDKGSSTRVVSIRLKAGLTVDDLPHQLRIAGDLTLVVVAGRAPLCLRCRGTGHIRRDCRAPRCTVCRRFGHNESGCMRTYASVAGPAGGEELSEHHMDEAEAEELIGARREEPKPKLTPLTPRPTGAETTFNKDKGSTKDVQSTRNTQDITALAAQEEMSENMDTSNTCKRPREEAEGQKAATTKEVEEPPAKAMNVRRRPAPNILSERRIAENLPPTQVQQTQPPQQQPVPNQQTLHQRLTDHQQKGPSAGPPSDQKPP; encoded by the coding sequence ATGAGCTCCGGCGATATCGGAGCGGCATCAACGGCCCAGCTCGGTCGTGGTACCAGGAACATGGACGAATCGTCACAGGATTATCAGATTATTTTGCCCCGACTGCCATCAAATGATTCAACGCTGCATACTGTCTTTTTGCACGCTGATATCAAGGCGCGGCCGTATCGCGTTGAGGATTTCAGGGACGCTCTTATTCGTTTGGCTTTGCTTCCCGAGGTTGCTGCCTTGGGGGCGTACCAAATGAATCATGTTTGGGCCATCACTTTCAAGGACGAGGAGGGCAAGAAGAGAATACTCGCTGCTGGGGACATTGTGGTGAAGAACCAGCGCTGTATCACTATCGACCCTAACCACCAGGATACGAAGCTGAAGATACACTGGCTATTGTTTAACGTTCCTGACGACGAGGTGAGGGCAGCGTTGGCTCCTTATGGCAAGGTGAACGAAATAGTGCGAGAGCGCTGGCGCGTGTATGGATGCACCGACAAAGGCTCTTCGACGCGAGTGGTGAGCATCAGGCTCAAAGCTGGCCTCACGGTGGATGACCTCCCACATCAGTTGCGGATTGCCGGAGACCTCACGCTAGTTGTCGTCGCGGGAAGAGCACCGCTATGCCTGCGTTGCCGCGGAACAGGTCATATTAGGAGGGATTGCCGAGCCCCACGTTGTACAGTGTGTCGGCGTTTTGGGCATAATGAGAGCGGCTGTATGAGAACATATGCAAGTGTAGCAGGGCCCGCGGGAGGCGAAGAACTTTCCGAGCATCACATGGACGAGGCTGAAGCAGAAGAGCTGATAGGGGCGCGTCGGGAGGAACCGAAACCCAAGTTGACGCCCCTTACGCCACGCCCCACAGGTGCTGAGACGACGTTTAACAAAGACAAGGGTTCTACAAAAGACGTGCAATCCACGAGGAACACACAAGATATAACGGCGCTTGCAGCACAGGAAGAAATGTCGGAAAACATGGACACGTCAAATACATGTAAAAGGCCCAGGGAAGAGGCGGAAGgccagaaggctgctacaacgaaagAAGTGGAGGAACCACCGGCCAAGGCGATGAACGTGCGCCGTAGACCGGCACCTAACATCCTCAGCGAACGTCGAATAGCCGAGAACCTCCCACCAACCCAGGTGCAACAGACACAACCGCCGCAGCAGCAACCAGTGCCGAATCAGCAGACGTTGCATCAGCGACTGACAGATCATCAACAGAAGGGGCCTTCAGCggggcccccttcagatcaaaagCCCCCGTAA